One region of Culex pipiens pallens isolate TS chromosome 2, TS_CPP_V2, whole genome shotgun sequence genomic DNA includes:
- the LOC120412504 gene encoding uncharacterized protein LOC120412504 yields MEAVKIKLLAPACCPNCGYDLRPDNPQGTPEPAAKTTVEGLFNYVKPAEPPRAPRWPRSQSPPTERRPPYGSRSPVNKAAWRRSRRAGRERSRAWKLKVGAKAVPPINPVQKRLLEIASEDVAVVKVEPPVTQVPAERFAADDRKTFERASESCNEINQSDVDNFLANFFEDNDVRKVALSPKRPKPQIPQEAPRPKKALLKGYRVLQPDNFVRHTGDPPAYDSSLQVPTESGRVVAIHNHFYGETVVIPDTP; encoded by the exons ATGGAAGCTGTAAAGATAAAATTACTTGCACCGGCG TGCTGCCCCAACTGCGGTTACGATCTGCGGCCGGACAACCCGCAAGGCACACCAGAACCTGCAGCGAAGACGACCGTCGAAGGCCTGTTCAACTACGTCAAGCCAGCGGAACCACCCAGGGCACCCCGGTGGCCACGGTCCCAATCGCCGCCCACGGAAAGACGTCCACCGTACGGCTCGAGGTCCCCCGTCAATAAGGCAGCCTGGAGACGATCCCGCAGAGCCGGGCGAGAGAGAAGTCGTGCCTGGAAGCTGAAAGTAGGAGCCAAAGCGGTTCCGCCCATTAATCCGGTTCAAAAACGATTGCTGGAGATTGCGTCGGAAGATGTCGCCGTTGTGAAAGTTGAGCCACCGGTTACACAGGTTCCTGCTGAACGATTTGCAGCCGATGATCGCAAGACGTTCGAACGAGCTTCCGAATCGTGCAACGAAATCAACCAAAGCGACGTGGATAATTTCTTAGCGAACTTCTTCGAAGACAACGATGTCCGGAAGGTTGCCCTCAGCCCCAAAAGACCGAAGCCACAGATTCCGCAGGAGGCACCTCGCCCAAAAAAGGCGTTGTTGAAGGGATACCGCGTGCTGCAGCCGGACAATTTTGTACGCCACACCGGAGATCCGCCAGCTTACGATTCGTCGTTGCAGGTGCCGACAGAGAGCGGACGGGTTGTGGCCATTCATAACCACTTTTACGGCGAAACCGTCGTAATTCCGGACACTCCCTGA
- the LOC120412458 gene encoding uncharacterized protein LOC120412458, producing the protein MESDAGLLGTLPPTARDAILQYLNLFQLKLLRATSRGLKRLIDESPMFVNKCFGDIPFGTVLDRGYEPAVWVRVHQVRIKHCTVISVSAWWPRLADHLTYIYIDHSAFMLPALAEILRNSPNVATLGLHHLRLINPNDRAEKYANFRLAKLTYFSLGKVHEQIAELMRLVIRPPQLTNFGCVWDHEPDDDEQLIVDFLEASQGTMKYLGLSPTQEMLQQIGNFERFAPIAATLYCSRFQAEHVVNFSRRVASLTRLILEEISLSDGIILEICANLPNLKDLNVCIFCPETWKPSFLDAAPKLEFLAVQHKPPDGFTHSVPYEGFLLGHPCRPTTVGDFAECPPSPNLKEIILTGINPKPNLHNYLLQSPNLRSVTLDFRSENFSTLLRTVPLAKLQTLTLRSMSIPALELTTVNRFPSLRKLTLVRVEIPSPVLQPLLAMCPGLETVRALSPIFDDGDVRFMCENLPRLTRLELFQCPLTDAAIVHIISFAHRLEKLHISSCYGVSEGAQRQLKALGTIWVQ; encoded by the exons ATGGAGTCCGACGCCGGTCTCTTGGGGACGCTTCCTCCGACCGCTCGGGACGCAATTCTGCAGTACCTGAACCTGTTCCAGCTGAAGCTGCTCCGCGCGACCAGCCGCGGTCTGAAGCGACTAATCGACGAAAGTCCGATGTTCGTGAACAAATGCTTCGGGGACATTCCGTTCGGGACGGTGCTGGACCGGGGCTACGAACCTGCGGTCTGGGTCCGGGTGCACCAGGTCCGCATTAAGCACTGCACCGTGATCAGTGTGAGCGCGTGGTGGCCACGACTGGCGGACCATCTGACCTACATCTACATCGACCACAGCGCGTTCATGCTGCCGGCCTTGGCGGAGATTCTACGAAACTCGCCGAACGTGGCCACTCTCGGCCTGCACCATCTGCGCCTGATCAATCCGAATGATCGCGCCGAAAAGTACGCCAACTTCCGGTTGGCCAAGCTGACCTACTTTTCGCTCGGGAAGGTCCACGAGCAGATTGCGGAGTTGATGCGACTGGTCATCCGTCCGCCCCAGCTGACCAATTTTGGCTGCGTCTGGGACCACGAGCCGGATGATGACGAACAGCTGATTGTGGACTTTCTGGAGGCTTCGCAGGGCACGATGAAGTACTTGGGACTGTCGCCGACGCAGGAAATGCTTCAGCAGATTGGGAATTTTGAACGGTTTGCTCCGATTGCGGCCACGCTGTACTGCTCTCGGTTCCAGGCCGAGCACGTGGTCAACTTTTCCCGCAGGGTTGCCAGCCTGACCAGGCTGATCCTGGAGGAGATTTCTCTTTCCGATGGG ATCATTCTTGAAATCTGCGCAAACCTCCCAAATCTGAAGGATCTCAACGTGTGCATCTTCTGTCCGGAAACCTGGAAGCCGTCCTTTCTGGACGCCGCCCCCAAGCTAGAATTTCTCGCCGTGCAGCACAAGCCCCCAGATGGCTTCACCCATTCCGTCCCGTACGAAGGTTTCCTCCTCGGACATCCCTGCCGCCCCACAACGGTCGGCGATTTCGCCGAATGTCCGCCCAGCCCAAACTTAAAAGAGATCATCCTCACCGGAATCAACCCAAAACCAAACCTCCACAATTACCTCCTCCAATCGCCGAACCTTCGCAGCGTCACGCTCGACTTCAGGAGCGAGAACTTCTCGACCCTTCTCCGCACCGTCCCACTCGCCAAGCTCCAAACCCTCACGCTCCGCTCGATGTCCATTCCAGCCCTCGAGCTAACCACCGTCAACCGCTTCCCCAGCCTCCGCAAGCTGACCCTCGTCCGGGTGGAAATCCCCTCGCCGGTTCTGCAACCGCTGCTCGCCATGTGTCCGGGCCTCGAAACGGTCCGCGCCCTTTCGCCGATCTTCGACGACGGTGACGTTCGCTTCATGTGCGAGAATTTGCCGCGCCTCACGCGCCTGGAACTGTTCCAGTGTCCGCTGACGGACGCCGCCATCGTGCACATCATCAGCTTCGCCCACCGGCTGGAAAAGCTGCACATTAGCAGCTGCTACGGCGTGTCGGAGGGGGCGCAGCGGCAGCTGAAGGCGCTCGGAACGATCTGGGTGCAGTAG
- the LOC120412498 gene encoding serine/threonine-protein kinase Tor-like — MSNSVQQFVNGLKSRNKDTQNKTAQELSLYVKTELREMPYDDLVAFFEDFNHHIFEMLSSADTNDKKGGVLAINCLISGDVVNTTTQISRYSNNLRQLLPSSDICVMELAAKVLVKLALLPGSKGAESFEFDIKRAFEWLTEERTEPKRHAAVLILRELAVAMPTFFYQQVGSFFDHIMVAIKDPKPMIREGAGQALRAVLIVTSQREGTKQNNNPQWYNHCYDSAMECFNEVPTREKGFSRDDRIHGAMIVFNEILRSSNSAWEKKYIQLESLNVDRRARPTEDGHGIFPRIRVPFMDKLSGSSGGSGYSSRYHDSSDMKFFRQNSSIQESALCRALVNDNYDLICQKVMEQRVSKSPYVMQTLLTILPRLAAFNRREFVEKHLKSVVSYLIGTLKSKERERNLAFITLGYIAVAVEKEMERYVKRIMEVITAALPSRDTPSKKKPAVDPSVFMCITLLGHALKSAITSDVSKILASMLSTGLSTGLTVCLHELCENVPQVKQDITSGLLKILSCVLMNKPLQPWQPTKTQSAINTNVYEQHVQDTPTTVLALRTLGTFNFEGHSLLPFVQRCADHFLVSEQQEIRIEAVQTCTLLLKLALQSVDSADGSETLTQTVGNVLEKILIVGITDVDPNVRLRVLKSLDDSFDSQLAQPWFLSSLLITMNDEVFEIRELAIIIIGRLSAINPAYVMPSLRKTMVQILTELEHSGMSRNKEQSARMLDHLIVSTPRLISSYMRPILTILVPKLKEPESNPGVMLNVLRAIGDLAEVNGGQQVLENWSDELLATLLEMLSDAGSTDKRAVALWTLGQLVSATGQAVSPYHKYPNLIDILINFLKTEQQSYVRRETIRVLGLLGALDPYKHKMNRGLIDSQTNNILISISDTKTEEYTDLSTSEMLINMGNQLEEYYPAVAISTLMKILRDPTLSAHHISVVQAITFIFKSLGIKCVPYLSQVLPSLLGNIRNAEMNLKEFLFQQLSILIEIVKQHIISFMDEIFQLIKTFWNSNYPLQSTLIILVEKIAIALGCEFKIYLPQLMPQILRVLLHDNSTNRVVTVKLLSALQKFGNNLDDYLHLIIPAVVKLFEPIDVPFAVSLAALETINYLAEILDFTDFSSRIIHPLVRVLDNHPGQLQTAALQTLCSIMIQLGKKYLVFVPLVNRVMIKHKISYTEYNKLLTKLQSSTTLALDDEFRLRQARFKNRELSLASDTTIRKLNVSTVDLQLAFKANRRVSKDDWLEWLRRLSNGLLKESKSPALRSCRTLAQNYPQLLKDLFNAAFVSCWTDLPDNLKEELSSSLRQALMVPDLPEITQTILNLAEFMEHCENDSLRIDPKILGERAMECRAYAKALHYKEEEFHNMKEKDHAVFESLILINNKLQQKEAAEGLLEYAMEHRSASEEMKVQVRWYEKLHSWEKALSLYEEKLVANANDLESRLGQMRCLEALGEWSSLHTLTKDKWEVLGNEGQSKAGRLAAAAAWGLRDWEGMHEFVKFIPEDTQDGSFYRAVLAVHHGEYELAQTLIDDTRDLLDTELTAMAGESYERAYGAMVCVQMLAELEEVIQYKLIPERQETIKQMWWDRLLGGQRLVEDWQRILQVHSLVVNPANDVRTWLKFASLCRKSGSLKLSEKTLVMLLRYDPSEFPEHALQHSEPDISFAYTKHMWMAGQRKRAYDQLNSLVADMSAEKNFETEEKDENRRLLARCYMKLGQWQNQLQGLNEQSIRGILACYEKATKHDSNWYKAWHLWAYMNFEVVQNQKQQEDLQKNPGGDKEKCMIKQYAVPAVEGFFRSINLSQGNSLQDTLRLLTLWFDYGQYPKVFDALVEGMRMIEINTWLQVIPQLIARIDTPRNLVGELIHQLLNDIGKCHPQALVYPLTVASNSASSARRQAAHKILGSMGEHSSTLVNQAIMCSEELIRVAILWHEQWHEGLEEASRLYFGERNIKGMFETLEPLHQMLQRGPQTLKETSFNQAYGRDLNEAQEWCKHYKNSGNIRDLNQAWDLYYHVFRRISRQLPQLTSLELQYVSPKLLACRDLELAVPGSYTPGQELIRIASIQSNLQVITSKQRPRKLCIRGSNGKEYMFLLKGHEDLRQDERVMQLFGLVNTLLLNDPDTFRRNLTIQRYAVIPLSTNSGLIGWVPHCDTLHTLIRDYRDKKKTMLNIEHRIMLRMAPDYDHLTLMQKVEVFEYALELTKGDDLAKLLWLKSPSSEVWFDRRTNYTRSLAVMSMVGYILGLGDRHPSNLMLDRLSGKILHIDFGDCFEVAMTREKFPEKIPFRLTRMLINAMEVTGIEGTYRRTCESVMHVLRRNKDSLMAVLEAFVYDPLLNWRLLDADKNRRSKNATDVDSTTESMEETLDLLTINARNLRMNEANTAATAAAAAAAAAAAGGGDAGAGGIDQGSNCVANPAEATNNKARAIVDRVKQKLTGKDFNTAEVDVQRQIDLLIQQATNNENLCQCYIGWCPFW; from the exons ATGTCGAACTCGGTGCAGCAGTTTGTGAACGGGCTGAAGAGCCGCAACAAGGACACGCAGAACAAGACGGCCCAGGAGCTGTCGCTGTACGTCAAGACGGAACTCCGGGAGATGCCGTACGACGATTTGGTGGCGTTTTTCGAGGATTTTAATCACCACATTTTCGAGATGCTTTCGAGCGCCGACACGAACGACAAAAAGGGGGGCGTGCTGGCCATAA attgccTCATCAGTGGGGACGTGGTCAACACGACGACGCAGATTTCGCGTTATTCGAACAATTTGCGCCAGCTGCTGCCGTCGAGTGATATCTGCGTGATGGAGTTGGCGGCGAAGGTGCTGGTCAAGCTGGCCCTGCTGCCCGGTTCGAAGGGTGCGGAATCGTTCGAGTTCGACATCAAACGTGCCTTCGAGTGGTTGACGGAGGAGCGAACGGAGCCGAAGCGGCACGCGGCGGTGTTGATCTTGCGGGAGCTGGCAGTGGCCATGCCGACGTTCTTCTACCAGCAGGTGGGAAGCTTCTTCGACCACATTATGGTCGCGATCAAGGACCCGAAGCCGATGATTCGCGAGGGAGCGGGTCAGGCGTTGCGCGCCGTTTTGATTGTGACCTCGCAGCGCGAGGGAACGAAACAGAACAACAACCCGCAGTGGTACAACCACTGTTACGACAGTGCGATGGAGTGCTTCAACGAGGTGCCGACGCGGGAGAAGGGCTTCAGCCGGGACGACCGGATTCACGGTGCGATGATTGTGTTTAACGAAATTTTACGGAGCTCGAATTCGGCGTGGGAGAAGAAGTACATCCAGCTGGAGAGTTTGAACGTTGATCGGAGGGCGCGTCCGACGGAGGACGGACACGGGATATTCCCGCGCATTCGAGTGCCGTTTATGGATAAGTTGAGCGGGTCGAGCGGTGGTTCCGGGTACAGTTCAAGATATCACGACAGTAGCGATATGAAATTCTTCCGGCAGAACAGCTCGATTCAGGAGTCGGCGCTGTGTCGTGCGTTGGTCAACGACAATTACGACTTGATCTGCCAGAAGGTGATGGAGCAGCGCGTTTCCAAATCCCCGTACGTGATGCAGACGCTGCTGACGATCCTGCCGCGGCTGGCCGCGTTCAACAGACGAGAGTTTGTGGAAAAACACCTGAAGTCCGTCGTGAGTTATCTAATCGGAACGTTGAAGAGCAAGGAGAGAGAACGTAATTTAGCATTCATAACGCTTGGATATATCGCGGTCGCGGTTGAAAAAGAAATGGAACGTTACGTGAAACGGATAATGGAGGTAATAACAGCTGCCCTCCCATCAAGAGACACCCCCAGCAAGAAGAAACCCGCCGTCGATCCGTCCGTGTTCATGTGCATTACGCTGCTCGGTCACGCCCTCAAATCTGCCATCACTTCGGACGTTTCCAAAATCCTCGCCTCGATGCTCTCAACCGGACTCAGCACCGGTCTAACCGTCTGCCTGCACGAACTCTGCGAAAACGTCCCCCAGGTCAAGCAGGACATCACCAGCGGCCTCCTCAAGATCCTGTCCTGCGTCCTCATGAACAAACCCCTTCAACCGTGGCAACCGACCAAAACCCAGTCCGCGATCAACACGAACGTGTACGAGCAGCACGTGCAGGACACTCCGACGACGGTGCTGGCACTGCGAACGCTCGGCACGTTCAACTTTGAAGGCCACAGCTTGCTCCCATTTGTGCAGCGTTGCGCGGACCACTTCCTGGTCAGCGAGCAGCAGGAAATCCGCATCGAGGCGGTCCAGACGTGCACGCTGCTGTTGAAGCTCGCGCTGCAGTCGGTGGACTCGGCGGACGGGTCGGAAACGCTCACGCAAACCGTCGGGAACGTGCTGGAGAAGATCTTGATCGTGGGGATTACGGACGTGGATCCGAATGTGAGATTGCGCGTGTTGAAATCGCTCGACGATAGCTTCGACTCGCAGCTGGCTCAACCGTGGTTCTTGAGCTCGTTGCTGATCACGATGAACGATGAGGTTTTTGAGATTCGCGAACTCGCGATCATCATCATTGGTCGCCTGTCGGCGATCAACCCGGCGTACGTGATGCCGAGTCTGCGCAAGACGATGGTGCAGATATTGACGGAGCTGGAGCACTCCGGGATGAGTAGGAATAAGGAGCAGAGCGCGAGGATGTTGGACCACTTGATTGTGAGTACGCCGCGGCTGATTTCCTCGTACATGCGGCCGATTCTGACGATTTTGGTGCCGAAGCTGAAGGAGCCGGAGTCGAATCCGGGCGTGATGTTGAACGTGCTGCGGGCGATTGGAGACTTGGCGGAGGTTAATGGGGGGCAGCAGGTGCTGGAGAATTGGTCGGATGAGCTGTTGGCCACACTGCTGGAGATGTTGAGCGATGCCGGATCGACGGACAAGCGTGCCGTTGCGCTGTGGACTCTCGGACAGTTGGTGAGCGCGACCGGGCAGGCCGTTTCCCCGTACCACAAATACCCGAACTTGATCGACATCCTGATCAACTTCCTCAAAACCGAGCAGCAATCGTACGTACGACGGGAGACGATTCGCGTCCTCGGCCTGCTCGGCGCCCTCGATCCGTACAAACACAAGATGAACCGTGGCCTGATCGACAGCCAAACCAACAACATTCTGATTTCCATCTCGGACACCAAAACCGAAGAATACACCGACCTGTCAACCTCAGAAATGCTCATCAACATGGGCAACCAGCTCGAGGAGTACTACCCGGCCGTGGCCATCTCCACCCTGATGAAGATCTTGCGCGATCCGACCCTGTCCGCGCACCACATCAGCGTCGTCCAGGCGATCACGTTCATCTTCAAAAGTCTCGGCATCAAGTGCGTCCCGTACCTGTCGCAAGTCCTCCCCAGTCTGCTCGGAAACATCCGCAACGCCGAAATGAACCTGAAAGAGTTCCTCTTCCAGCAGCTATCGATCCTCATCGAGATCGTCAAGCAGCACATCATCAGCTTCATGGACGAAATCTTCCAGCTGATCAAAACCTTCTGGAACAGCAACTACCCACTGCAGTCAACTTTAATCATTCTAGTTGAGAAGATCGCGATCGCGCTCGGCTGCGAGTTCAAGATCTACCTTCCCCAGCTCATGCCGCAAATTCTCCGCGTCCTCCTGCACGACAACTCAACGAACCGGGTCGTCACCGTCAAGCTGCTCTCCGCGCTGCAAAAGTTCGGCAACAATCTGGACGACTACCTGCACCTGATCATCCCGGCCGTCGTCAAGCTGTTCGAACCGATCGACGTCCCCTTCGCCGTGTCCCTAGCCGCCCTCGAAACCATCAACTACCTGGCGGAAATCCTCGATTTCACCGACTTCTCCTCCAGAATCATCCACCCCCTTGTTCGCGTCCTCGACAACCACCCCGGCCAACTCCAAACCGCCGCCCTCCAAACCCTCTGCTCGATCATGATCCAACTCGGCAAAAAGTACCTCGTCTTCGTCCCCCTCGTCAACCGCGTCATGATCAAGCACAAAATCTCCTACACCGAGTACAACAAACTCCTGACCAAGCTCCAAAGCAGCACCACGCTCGCCCTGGACGACGAGTTCCGTCTCCGTCAAGCCCGCTTCAAAAACCGCGAACTCTCGCTCGCCTCCGACACCACGATCCGCAAGCTGAACGTCTCAACCGTCGACCTGCAGCTCGCCTTCAAAGCCAACCGACGCGTCTCCAAAGACGACTGGCTCGAGTGGCTCCGCCGGCTCAGCAACGGCCTCCTCAAAGAGTCCAAAAGCCCGGCGCTGCGAAGTTGCCGCACCCTGGCCCAAAACTACCCCCAGCTGTTGAAGGACCTGTTCAACGCGGCGTTCGTGTCCTGCTGGACCGACCTGCCCGACAACCTGAAGGAGGAGCTTTCGTCCAGCTTGCGGCAGGCGTTGATGGTCCCCGATCTACCGGAAATCACCCAGACGATCCTCAACCTTGCCGAGTTCATGGAGCACTGCGAGAACGACTCGCTGCGCATCGACCCGAAGATCCTCGGCGAACGTGCGATGGAGTGTCGAGCGTACGCGAAAGCCCTCCACTACAAGGAGGAAGAGTTTCACAACATGAAGGAGAAGGATCACGCCGTGTTCGAGTCGTTGATCCTGATCAACAACAAGCTGCAGCAGAAGGAGGCCGCCGAGGGCCTGCTGGAGTACGCGATGGAACATCGCAGCGCGTCCGAGGAGATGAAGGTCCAGGTTCGGTGGTACGAGAAGCTGCACAGCTGGGAGAAGGCACTCTCGCTGTACGAGGAGAAGCTGGTGGCGAACGCGAACGACCTCGAGTCGCGACTCGGTCAGATGCGATGCCTGGAGGCGCTCGGAGAGTGGTCTTCGCTGCACACGCTCACCAAGGACAAGTGGGAGGTGCTCGGGAATGAGGGCCAGAGCAAGGCTGGGAGGTTGGCGGCGGCCGCCGCCTGGGGCTTGCGCGATTGGGAAGGAATGCACGAGTTTGTCAAGTTTATCCCCGAGGACACGCAGGACGGGTCGTTCTACAGGGCGGTGCTCGCCGTTCACCACGGCGAGTACGAGCTGGCGCAGACGTTGATCGACGACACGCGCGACCTGCTCGATACGGAGCTGACCGCTATGGCTGGAGAGTCGTACGAGCGCGCGTACGGAGCGATGGTGTGCGTCCAGATGCTGGCGGAACTCGAGGAAGTCATCCAGTACAAACTGATCCCGGAAAGGCAGGAAACGATCAAGCAGATGTGGTGGGATCGCCTCCTGGGTGGTCAACGCCTCGTCGAAGATTGGCAACGCATCCTCCAAGTTCACTCGCTGGTCGTCAACCCGGCGAACGACGTCCGAACCTGGCTCAAGTTCGCCTCGCTCTGTCGCAAGAGCGGATCACTCAAATTATCAGAAAAGACCCTAGTCATGCTACTCCGGTACGATCCCTCCGAATTCCCCGAACACGCTCTCCAGCACAGCGAGCCGGACATTAGCTTCGCCTACACCAAGCACATGTGGATGGCCGGCCAGCGCAAACGCGCCTACGACCAACTCAACTCCCTCGTCGCGGACATGAGCGCCGAGAAGAACTTCGAAACCGAGGAAAAGGACGAAAACCGCCGACTGCTCGCCCGCTGCTACATGAAGCTCGGCCAGTGGCAGAACCAACTCCAAGGACTCAACGAGCAGTCCATCCGGGGCATCCTCGCGTGCTACGAAAAAGCCACCAAGCACGACTCCAACTGGTACAAGGCGTGGCACCTTTGGGCCTACATGAACTTCGAGGTCGTCCAGAACCAAAAACAACAGGAAGACCTCCAAAAGAACCCCGGCGGAGACAAGGAAAAGTGCATGATCAAGCAGTACGCCGTCCCCGCCGTCGAAGGCTTCTTCCGCTCGATCAACCTCTCCCAAGGCAACTCCCTCCAGGACACCCTCCGCCTCCTCACCCTCTGGTTCGACTACGGCCAATACCCCAAAGTCTTTGACGCCCTCGTCGAGGGCATGCGCATGATCGAGATCAACACCTGGCTCCAGGTCATCCCCCAGCTAATCGCCCGCATCGACACCCCGCGCAACCTCGTCGGCGAACTCATCCACCAACTCCTCAACGACATCGGCAAGTGTCACCCGCAAGCCCTCGTCTACCCGCTAACGGTGGCCTCGAACTCCGCATCAAGCGCACGACGCCAAGCCGCTCACAAGATCCTCGGCTCGATGGGCGAACACTCGTCCACCCTGGTCAACCAGGCGATCATGTGCAGCGAAGAGCTGATCCGGGTGGCGATCCTGTGGCACGAGCAGTGGCACGAAGGGTTGGAGGAGGCGTCCCGGCTGTACTTTGGCGAGCGGAACATCAAGGGGATGTTTGAGACGCTGGAACCGTTGCACCAGATGCTGCAGCGCGGGCCGCAGACGCTCAAGGAGACGTCGTTCAACCAGGCGTACGGACGGGACTTGAACGAAGCGCAGGAGTGGTGCAAGCATTATAAG AACTCCGGCAATATTCGCGATCTGAACCAAGCGTGGGACCTGTACTACCACGTGTTCCGGCGGATCTCCCGCCAACTGCCGCAGCTGACCTCGCTGGAGCTGCAGTACGTGAGTCCGAAGTTGCTCGCGTGTCGCGACCTGGAGCTGGCCGTCCCCGGAAGTTACACCCCGGGTCAGGAGTTGATCCGCATCGCGAGCATCCAGTCGAACTTGCAGGTCATCACGTCGAAGCAGCGACCGCGGAAGTTGTGCATTCGTGGTTCCAACGGCAAGGAGTACATGTTTTTGCTGAAGGGTCACGAAGATCTGCGCCAGGACGAGCGGGTGATGCAGCTGTTTGGGCTGGTCAATACGCTGCTGCTGAACGATCCGGACACGTTCCGGCGTAATTTGACGATCCAGCGGTACGCGGTCATTCCGTTGAGCACGAACTCCGGGTTGATTGGGTGGGTTCCGCACTGCGACACGCTGCATACGCTCATTCGGGACTATCGGGACAAGAAGAAGACGATGCTGAACATTGAGCACCGGATAATGTTGCGGATGGCGCCGGATTATGACCATTTGACGTTGATGCAGAAGGTCGAGGTGTTTGAGTACGCGCTGGAGCTGACCAAGGGTGATGATTTGGCGAAGTTACTTTGGCTGAAGAGTCCCTCGTCGGAGGTTTGGTTCGATCGGAGGACGAATTATACGAGGTCGTTGGCGGTGATGTCGATGGTTGGGTATATTCTCGGGTTGGGCGATCGCCATCCGTCGAACCTGATGCTGGACCGGTTGAGCGGCAAGATTCTGCACATTGACTTTGGCGATTGCTTTGAG GTCGCAATGACGCGCGAAAAGTTCCCCGAGAAGATCCCGTTCCGCCTGACCCGGATGCTGATCAACGCGATGGAGGTCACCGGCATCGAGGGCACCTACCGGCGAACCTGCGAAAGTGTCATGCACGTGCTCCGCCGCAACAAGGACAGCCTGATGGCCGTCCTCGAGGCGTTCGTGTACGATCCGCTGCTCAACTGGCGCCTGCTGGACGCGGACAAGAACCGCCGCTCGAAGAACGCCACCGACGTGGACAGCACGACGGAAAGCATGGAAGAAACGCTCGACCTGCTGACGATCAACGCGCGCAATCTCCGCATGAACGAAGCGAACACGGCGGCAACGGCAGCGgcggccgcagcagcagcagcagccgcggGAGGAGGTGACGCCGGTGCCGGAGGAATCGACCAGGGCAGCAACTGTGTGGCGAATCCGGCCGAGGCCACCAACAACAAGGCGCGGGCCATCGTGGATCGCGTCAAGCAGAAACTCACCGGCAAAGACTTTAACACGGCCGAGGTGGACGTGCAGCGGCAGATCGATCTGCTGATTCAGCAGGCCACCAACAACGAGAATCTGTGCCAGTGTTACATCGGGTGGTGTCCGTTTTGGTAG